In Candidatus Tanganyikabacteria bacterium, the genomic stretch TGCGGCGGCCATCTGAGGGTCTTAGTGAGCCGCCTTGCCCAGGGAGATCTTGATCTTCCCGGCGGCGAGGGCCGCCTCGAGCTCATCCAGGCGCTTCTGCGTGGCCGGCGCGACCTTGTGGTCGTAGAAGGGTGCCAGGCCGACCGCCCCCTCCTTGAGCGTGAGCTTGGTGTTGCCGCCCTTGAACTTGCCGGTCACGGCGTCGGAGATGAGCTGGTAGACCGCGAGATCCACCCGCTTCATGGCGCTGGACAGCACGTACTCCGGCGCAACCTTGTGCTGGTCGGCGTCGACGCCGATGGCGAGCTTCTTTGCCGCCTTTGCCGCGTCGATGACACCCAGGCCGCACTGGCCGGAGGCATGGAAGACAATGTCGGCGCCCTGCTGGTACTGGGCGGTGGCGACCTCGCGGCCCTTGGCCGGATCGTCGAACTTGCCGGTGTAGCCCGACAGGACCTTGACCTTCTTGTTGCCGGCCTTGACGCCCTCCTCGTAGCCGATCTTGAAGCGGTGGATGACCGGCACGTCCATGCCGCCCACGAAGCCCACCTTGCCCGTCTTGCTCTCCAGGGACGCCAGGGCGCCGGCCAGGTAGCCGGCCTGCTCCTCGGCGAAGGTCACGCCCGCGACGTTTGGTAGCGTGTCGGGGTAGTTGAAGTCGATGATGGCGAATCTGGTCCCGGGAAAGCGCTGGGCGACCTTCTTGGTGGCGTCGCCCATCATGAAGCC encodes the following:
- a CDS encoding BMP family ABC transporter substrate-binding protein, with the protein product MKSRALLPALFISLFTALPSQAATFKVGLVTDVGGLNDGSFNMLAGQGLKRAKQELKVKSGVIESKQLTDYEKNLSQLATSKYDLVISVGFMMGDATKKVAQRFPGTRFAIIDFNYPDTLPNVAGVTFAEEQAGYLAGALASLESKTGKVGFVGGMDVPVIHRFKIGYEEGVKAGNKKVKVLSGYTGKFDDPAKGREVATAQYQQGADIVFHASGQCGLGVIDAAKAAKKLAIGVDADQHKVAPEYVLSSAMKRVDLAVYQLISDAVTGKFKGGNTKLTLKEGAVGLAPFYDHKVAPATQKRLDELEAALAAGKIKISLGKAAH